The Brassica oleracea var. oleracea cultivar TO1000 chromosome C6, BOL, whole genome shotgun sequence genome includes a region encoding these proteins:
- the LOC106298441 gene encoding cytosolic sulfotransferase 18-like produces MESEPLTDPTGPNQDETKTEPSEFKKNQERYKALISTFTHEKGWRPKQPYIEYGGHWWIQALLEGCLHAQEFFQARPNDIFVCSYPKTGTTWLKALTFAIANRSRFDDSSNPLLKRNPHEFVPYIEIDFPFFPQLDVLNNKSNTLFSTHIPHELLPDSVVRSGCNLVYIWRDPKDTFISLWTFLHKSRSPFGPVNSLEESFDMFCRGLSWYGPYLDHVLGYWRAYQENPDKILFLKYEFMRADPLPYVKKLAEFMGFGFTEEEEQKGVAENVVNLCSFETLKNLEANKGEKEREDRAAVYVNSAFFRKGKVGDWSNYLTPEMVARIDGIMDEKFKDTGLLEHGQ; encoded by the coding sequence ATGGAATCAGAACCCCTAACCGACCCGACAGGACCAAACCAGGACGAGACCAAGACCGAGCCGTCAGAATTCAAGAAGAATCAAGAACGGTACAAAGCTCTAATCTCCACGTTTACTCACGAGAAAGGCTGGAGACCAAAACAACCCTATATCGAGTACGGTGGTCATTGGTGGATACAAGCTCTCCTCGAAGGCTGCCTTCACGCGCAAGAGTTCTTTCAAGCAAGACCCAACGACATCTTCGTCTGTAGCTACCCAAAGACAGGTACCACCTGGCTCAAAGCTCTCACTTTCGCCATAGCCAATAGATCTCGCTTCGATGATTCCTCGAACCCTCTCCTAAAACGCAACCCTCACGAGTTCGTTCCTTACATCGAGATCGACTTCCCTTTCTTCCCTCAACTCGATGTTCTCAACAACAAAAGCAACACTCTGTTTTCAACTCATATCCCACACGAGTTGTTACCGGATTCGGTTGTGAGATCGGGTTGTAACTTGGTTTACATCTGGAGAGATCCAAAGGACACTTTCATCTCTTTATGGACATTCCTCCACAAATCAAGGTCACCGTTTGGTCCTGTAAACAGCCTCGAGGAGTCTTTTGATATGTTCTGTCGAGGTCTGTCTTGGTACGGTCCTTATCTTGATCATGTCTTGGGGTATTGGAGAGCTTACCAAGAGAATCCTGATAAGATTCTGTTCCTCAAGTATGAGTTTATGAGAGCTGATCCTTTGCCTTATGTGAAGAAGCTAGCTGAGTTCATGGGGTTTGGATTCACGGAAGAGGAAGAGCAGAAAGGTGTTGCTGAGAATGTTGTGAATCTTTGCAGCTTCGAGACGCTGAAGAATCTTGAAGCTAACAAAGGAGAGAAAGAGAGGGAAGATCGTGCTGCTGTTTACGTGAATAGCGCTTTTTTCAGGAAAGGTAAGGTTGGAGATTGGTCGAACTATCTGACTCCAGAGATGGTTGCTCGTATTGATGGGATAATGGATGAGAAGTTCAAGGATACAGGTTTGCTTGAACATGGTCAATGA
- the LOC106296616 gene encoding cytosolic sulfotransferase 16-like, whose product MEPNTTQNGSQLELSEFEKTQKKYQDFISALPKSKGWRPNEILTQYNGHWWQECLLEGLLHAKDHFQARPTDFLVCSYPKTGTTWLKALTYAIVNRSRFDDATNPLLKRNPHEFVPYVEIDFAFYPTVGVLQDGKNQLYSTHIPNGSLPESIVKSGCKMVYIWRDPKDTFISMWTFLHKEKSQEGQQLASLEEAFDMFCKGLSVYGPYLDHVLGYWKAYKENPERILFLRYETMRANPLPFVKRLAEFMGYGFSAEEEEKRVAENVVKLCSFETLKNLEANKGDKEREDRPAVYANSAYFRKGKVGDWSNYLTPEMAARIDGLVEETFKDTGLLQHDQ is encoded by the coding sequence ATGGAACCCAACACGACCCAAAACGGATCCCAACTCGAGCTCTCAGAGTTCGAGAAGACCCAAAAGAAGTACCAAGACTTCATCTCCGCCCTCCCAAAGAGCAAAGGATGGAGACCAAACGAGATCCTAACCCAATACAACGGACACTGGTGGCAAGAATGTCTCCTCGAAGGTCTCCTCCACGCCAAAGACCATTTCCAAGCACGACCCACCGACTTCCTCGTCTGCAGCTACCCTAAAACCGGCACAACCTGGCTCAAGGCACTAACGTACGCCATCGTAAACCGATCTCGTTTCGACGACGCCACGAACCCGCTCCTCAAACGTAACCCTCACGAGTTCGTGCCTTACGTCGAGATAGACTTCGCTTTCTACCCAACCGTCGGCGTACTTCAAGACGGCAAGAACCAGCTTTACTCCACCCATATACCCAACGGGTCGTTACCAGAGTCCATCGTGAAGTCCGGTTGCAAGATGGTTTACATTTGGAGAGACCCGAAGGACACTTTCATCTCCATGTGGACTTTCCTCCACAAGGAGAAGTCTCAAGAGGGTCAGCAGCTAGCGAGTCTTGAAGAGGCTTTTGATATGTTCTGTAAAGGCTTGTCTGTCTACGGTCCTTATCTGGACCATGTGTTGGGTTACTGGAAGGCTTACAAAGAGAACCCGGAGAGGATTCTGTTCCTTAGGTACGAGACGATGAGAGCTAATCCTTTGCCTTTTGTGAAGAGGTTGGCTGAGTTCATGGGTTATGGATTCAGTGCCGAGGAAGAGGAGAAGCGTGTTGCTGAGAATGTGGTGAAGCTTTGCAGCTTCGAGACGTTGAAGAATCTTGAAGCTAACAAAGGAGATAAGGAGAGAGAAGATCGCCCTGCTGTTTACGCGAATAGCGCGTATTTTAGGAAAGGAAAGGTTGGAGATTGGTCGAATTATCTGACTCCGGAGATGGCTGCTCGTATCGATGGGTTAGTGGAAGAGACTTTCAAAGATACTGGCTTGCTTCAACATGATCAGTGA
- the LOC106299618 gene encoding cytochrome P450 78A5-like: MAIDTSLSFASPFLSIDLCLSILLFSSLFVFWLTPGGFAWALYKARSHTRPESKTLPAIPGPSGLPIIGLLLAFVNNALTHRILANIANSCKAKALMAFSVGSTRFVITSEPGTAKEILNSSAFADRPVKESAYELLFHRAMGFAPFGDYWRELRRISSTHLFSPKRISSFGESRRIIGENMVGEIKNAMASYGEVHIKRILHFGSLNNVMSSVFGKTYDFNDGSIVNSKLEHLVSEGYELLGIFNWSDHFPGMRWLDLQGVRRRCRSLVGKVNVFVGNIIEEHKSKRSLRDNKEEEGTNDDDFVDVLLGMQGNIKLSDSDMIAVLWEMIFRGTDTVAILLEWILARMILHPDIQAKAQAEIDAIEGEMGRQVSDSDLSKLPYIRAIVKETLRMHPPGPLLSWARLSIHDTQIGTHFIPAGTTAMVNMWAITHDEKVWPEAHEYKPERFLGSQESDNFPIMGSDLRLAPFGAGRRVCPGKSMGIATVELWLAQLLGSFKWVPCGEVDLSETLKLSLEMKNSLVCKAIPRV; the protein is encoded by the exons ATGGCTATTGATACGAGTCTTTCGTTCGCTTCTCCATTTCTAAGTATCGACCTTTGTCTCAGCATTCTCCTATTCAGCTCCCTTTTCGTTTTCTGGTTAACTCCAGGTGGCTTTGCTTGGGCACTCTACAAAGCTCGTTCCCACACCAGACCAGAATCCAAAACCCTACCCGCCATTCCTGGCCCGTCTGGTCTCCCCATCATCGGCCTCCTCTTGGCCTTCGTTAACAACGCCTTGACACACAGAATCCTCGCCAATATCGCTAACTCTTGCAAAGCAAAAGCTCTCATGGCGTTCTCGGTCGGGTCTACCCGGTTTGTGATAACTAGCGAACCGGGGACGGCCAAAGAGATCTTAAACAGCTCGGCTTTCGCGGACCGGCCTGTGAAAGAGTCGGCTTACGAGCTGCTTTTTCATAGAGCTATGGGGTTTGCTCCCTTTGGTGATTATTGGAGAGAGCTGAGGAGAATCTCTTCTACTCATCTCTTTAGTCCTAAGAGGATCTCCTCTTTCGGAGAGTCTCGTCGAATAATCGGGGAAAACATGGTAGGAGAGATCAAGAACGCAATGGCAAGTTATGGAGAGGTGCATATCAAAAGAATCTTGCATTTTGGATCACTCAACAATGTTATGTCTAGCGTTTTCGGCAAAACATATGACTTCAACGATGGTAGTATCGTTAACTCGAAGTTGGAGCATTTGGTGTCCGAAGGCTATGAGCTTCTTGGAATATTCAACTGGAGTGATCATTTCCCGGGAATGAGGTGGTTAGATTTACAAGGCGTAAGGAGAAGATGCCGTAGCTTGGTTGGTAAGGTGAATGTGTTTGTCGGAAATATTATCGAGGAGCACAAATCAAAGAGGTCTCTTCGTGATAATAAAGAAGAAGAGGGCACTAATGATGATGACTTTGTTGATGTCTTGCTTGGTATGCAAGGCAACATCAAACTTTCAGACTCTGACATGATTGCCGTCCTTTGG GAAATGATTTTTAGGGGAACAGACACCGTGGCGATTCTATTGGAATGGATCCTTGCGAGGATGATTCTTCACCCTGACATTCAAGCCAAGGCGCAGGCCGAGATCGATGCCATCGAGGGTGAAATGGGACGCCAAGTCTCAGACTCAGACCTCTCCAAGCTTCCATACATTCGTGCCATCGTCAAGGAAACCCTAAGGATGCACCCACCTGGTCCTCTCCTCTCATGGGCTCGTCTCTCTATTCACGACACTCAAATTGGGACCCACTTTATCCCCGCTGGGACCACTGCCATGGTTAACATGTGGGCGATAACCCATGATGAAAAGGTCTGGCCGGAGGCTCACGAGTATAAGCCAGAGAGGTTTCTTGGTTCACAAGAAAGTGATAACTTTCCCATTATGGGATCTGATTTGAGGCTTGCTCCCTTTGGTGCTGGACGTAGGGTCTGTCCTGGTAAGTCTATGGGTATAGCTACTGTGGAGTTATGGCTGGCTCAGTTGCTAGGTAGCTTCAAGTGGGTTCCCTGTGGTGAAGTAGATTTGAGCGAGACTTTGAAGCTCTCACTGGAGATGAAGAACTCTCTTGTTTGTAAGGCAATTCCTAGGGTTTAA
- the LOC106298139 gene encoding glutathione S-transferase T3-like: protein MDSYPSASSSKFVELLNSQQTLSFGNNEDSVELSSSQLPFQCSFGIEASNFDGETATERRKWTPKDDILLISSWLNTSKDPVVGNEQRSGAFWSRIAAYFEASRESQGTDAGGEQREPTHCKQRWHRINDLVSKFCGAYEAATREKSSGQNENDVLKLAHQIFYNNHQKRFMLDHAWKELRNDQK, encoded by the coding sequence ATGGATTCCTATCCATCTGCTTCAAGCTCAAAGTTTGTTGAACTATTAAATAGTCAACAAACTCTTTCCTTTGGAAACAATGAAGATAGTGTTGAACTATCTTCATCACAACTTCCATTTCAATGTTCATTTGGTATAGAAGCCTCTAACTTTGATGGAGAGACGGCTACAGAGCGACGGAAGTGGACTCCAAAGGATGATATTTTGCTCATCAGCTCGTGGTTAAACACGAGCAAAGACCCAGTGGTTGGGAACGAGCAAAGATCAGGCGCTTTTTGGTCAAGAATTGCTGCCTACTTTGAGGCAAGCAGAGAGAGCCAAGGGACTGATGCTGGCGGCGAACAGAGAGAGCCGACCCACTGCAAGCAGCGTTGGCACAGGATCAACGACCTTGTGTCCAAATTCTGTGGAGCATATGAGGCTGCAACTAGGGAGAAAAGTAGTGGCCAAAACGAGAATGATGTTCTCAAGCTAGCACATCAAATCTTCTACAACAATCACCAGAAGAGATTCATGCTTGACCACGCATGGAAGGAGCTGCGCAACGACCAGAAGTGA
- the LOC106300767 gene encoding uncharacterized protein LOC106300767 — MASKLKPFINLRRYTPNRSLSSNPSSQSNYRKQISLANLLQRHGFPPSFLQHFLSKNTFLSNSDLSDTEASLSILLSLKLPQKQLVSLIHDCPNVLRPNFLEKWRLPLSGLSSSSAIKSVLEHSSRFGINPDKFHQCTMVLKGLGFCDSTVSKVLEAFPNVLAMNEVEIRRKVEFLVGIDVPNVERFFHVFPEILGISIDSKLKPLLDEFIRIGFSKEEIKKEIFREPRVLGLELGELSRCLELIKSLKCREVIKDEILKEGLFRAGFEVKVRVDCLCRHGLIRREAFKVVWKEPRVVLYEVDEVEKKVEFLTNRMGFHVKCLADVPEYLGVNFQKQIVPRYDVVEYLRLRGGLGCDVGLKGLIKPSMKRFYNLYVKPYPECERIFGKRREDARVRKQRHPAGLWKLMKPPCHVTTEEDVVNMKSFVGSLA; from the coding sequence ATGGCCTCAAAGCTTAAACCTTTCATCAATCTCCGTCGCTACACACCAAATCGATCACTATCCTCAAACCCCTCTTCCCAGTCGAACTACAGGAAGCAAATCTCACTCGCGAACCTCCTCCAACGTCACGGGTTCCCTCCCTCTTTTCTCCAACACTTCCTCTCTAAAAACACCTTCCTCTCAAACTCAGATCTATCCGACACCGAAGCTTCTCTCTCCATCTTACTATCCCTCAAACTCCCTCAGAAACAACTCGTTTCATTGATCCACGACTGCCCCAACGTCCTCCGACCAAACTTCCTGGAAAAATGGAGACTTCCTCTCTCTGGTCTCTCCTCATCTTCAGCCATCAAAAGCGTCCTCGAACACTCGAGTAGATTCGGGATCAACCCAGATAAGTTTCACCAATGCACTATGGTACTAAAAGGTTTAGGCTTTTGCGATAGTACTGTAAGTAAAGTTCTTGAAGCCTTCCCTAACGTTCTTGCGATGAACGAGGTTGAGATTCGCAGAAAGGTTGAGTTTTTAGTTGGAATCGATGTTCCTAACGTTGAGAGGTTCTTTCACGTTTTTCCTGAGATCTTAGGGATTAGTATTGACTCCAAGCTTAAGCCGTTACTCGATGAGTTTATAAGGATCGGGTTTAGTAAAGAGGAGATCAAGAAAGAGATTTTCAGAGAGCCGAGGGTTCTTGGTTTAGAGTTGGGAGAGCTTTCAAGATGTTTGGAGTTGATCAAGTCGTTGAAATGCCGTGAAGTGATTAAAGATGAGATTCTTAAAGAAGGATTGTTTCGTGCAGGGTTTGAAGTGAAGGTTAGAGTTGATTGTTTATGCAGACACGGGTTGATTCGGAGAGAGGCCTTCAAGGTCGTGTGGAAAGAGCCGAGGGTGGTTTTGTACGAGGTGGATGAGGTTGAGAAGAAGGTTGAGTTTTTGACTAACAGGATGGGGTTTCATGTGAAGTGTTTAGCTGATGTGCCGGAGTATCTAGGGGTGAATTTTCAGAAGCAGATTGTGCCGAGGTACGATGTGGTTGAGTACTTGAGGCTTAGAGGCGGGCTTGGGTGTGATGTTGGGTTGAAAGGTTTGATTAAACCGAGTATGAAGAGATTCTATAACTTGTATGTGAAGCCGTATCCGGAGTGTGAAAGAATCTTTGGGAAGAGGAGGGAGGATGCAAGGGTGAGGAAGCAGCGACATCCTGCTGGGCTTTGGAAGCTTATGAAGCCGCCTTGTCATGTAACAACGGAGGAAGATGTTGTGAACATGAAGTCTTTTGTAGGGTCGCTTGCTTAG
- the LOC106298140 gene encoding rhomboid-like protein 16, chloroplastic — protein sequence MHALFSRRFIVSSSSQLTKSLMKKKKLAFSHWSQSRYILSHLLPSGLASSSSVTRVGPSLVLRSEKINRFFVSTLRRSLLETRAGFFDPQLPPKPWVFTGFQKRGWKSWFNGANGVVFGLIIANAAVFTMWKVYDRKWMFKNFVLSLKSFMTGRIHTLITSGFTNVGTSQLIMNMIGLYYFGTRIATTLGPVYLLKLYFAGSLAGSLLFLSAHAVMAILKSQGVSYKGQSKPIGLLGPEGSVYAIALLDMCLYPKVTTYFAFICRVPVILSFENKVLKVLDGEQKRITVGMIHAVGGAMVATESCKDTWRIEMGSDELGDRLYLITIQFTDYFDNARKRTTTDATVEQAVKERDEKEPERKSVEKVFEDVLAKIKKKKVWFSPAELVGGLLVSSLANTSQADSLASEPQQGTQGETNSESAPPASKKPKGSESQPDTAQVEKSVI from the exons ATGCATGCGCTTTTCTCTCGCAGGTTCATCGTTAGCTCTTCTTCGCAGCTAACTAAATCTCTGATGAAGAAGAAGAAGCTCGCTTTTTCTCACTGGAGCCAGAGCCGCTATATACTCAGCCATCTTCTTCCTTCTGGCCTCGCTTCTTCGTCTTCAGTAACCCGCGTTGGTCCATCTCTTGTATTACGGTCGGAGAAAATCAATAGGTTCTTTGTCAGCACGTTGAGGAGAAGTCTCTTGGAAACTAGAGCTGGGTTCTTCGATCCTCAGCTTCCTCCTAAGCCTTGGGTTTTCACTGGCTTTCAAAAACGTGGATG GAAGTCTTGGTTTAATGGAGCTAATGGTGTTGTCTTTGGATTGATAATAGCTAATGCTGCTGTATTTACTATGTGGAAGGTTTACGACCGGAAATGGATGTTCAAAAATTTTGTG CTATCATTGAAAAGCTTTATGACTGGACGTATACACACGCTGATAACTTCGGGTTTCACTAATGTTGGAACCAGTCAACTCATCATGAACATGATTGGACTCTACTACTTTGGGACCAGA ATCGCAACAACCTTGGGACCGGTCTACCTTTTGAAGCTGTACTTTGCTGGATCACTTGCTGGCTCTCTTCTCTTCTTAAGTGCTCATGCTGTAATGGCAATACTCAAG AGCCAAGGAGTTTCCTACAAGGGTCAATCAAAACCCATTGGACTGCTG GGTCCAGAGGGATCTGTATATGCCATTGCACTGCTGGATATGTGCCTCTACCCCAAAGTTACTACATACTTTGCGTTTATTTGCCGAGTACCC GTGATCTTATCCTTTGAAAACAAGGTTTTGAAGGTGTTAGAT GGGGAACAGAAGAGAATCACCGTGGGTATGATTCACGCTGTAGGAGGAGCTATGGTTGCAACAGAATCGTGTAAAGATACATGGCGTATTGAG ATGGGTAGTGATGAGTTAGGAGACCGATTGTATTTGATTACCATCCAGTTTACTGACTATTTCGATAACG CTAGAAAGCGAACAACGACTGATGCTACGGTGGAGCAGGCCGTTAAGGAGAGAGATGAAAAAGAACCAG AACGCAAGTCTGTTGAGAAGGTATTTGAAGACGTCCTGGCCAAAATTAAAAAAAAAAAGGTTTGGTTCTCTCCAGCAGAGCTGGTAGGAGGATTGTTAGTCTCCAGTTTGGCAAACACAAGTCAAGCTGATTCGTTGGCTTCTGAGCCACAGCAAGGGACTCAAGGTGAAACCAATTCCGAGAGTGCACCACCTGCGTCGAAGAAACCAAAAGGATCCGAGTCACAACCTGATACTGCCCAAGTTGAAAAATCAGTTATCTAA